A region of Pseudarthrobacter sp. NIBRBAC000502770 DNA encodes the following proteins:
- a CDS encoding DEAD/DEAH box helicase, producing MAEWKVQDDQIFVNEQANWRPATVQEIAEAAAGPGRDIRQNTGLRFGRIALAPAVFFRGALPDAARVGVGVRRGGTLIPVPGADAQGVIHDSRWHPLDLAAVHACFAFLDKHELCNDSEISLGSYLSVKADAAGAALMFDETVADSRTSLTQVVRDFLTLGLGIELFPYQQAGAEFLVAMAERGVGALLADQMGLGKTAQAIALLLDQCGRGPSLIVCPASLLRNWSREIGHVAPSLSVVTHAGTLRTGVASGLARHDVVITSYETLVSDLSFLSDISWNILALDEAQMIRNPETGRARSVKSLKRRVSLALTGTPVENRLLDLWSIAEFVVPALLGTREAFEEAFPDELERAECLGQIISPVTLRRLVADVATDLPDLLQVETAFELPEDVAGRYAQTAASSAGPLAAITALRVLCAHAEGDEWGTGESAAPKVDHTMRIVAEAFSSGEKVLVFASFQQALDRMFEAVGTRQPDAFLAVIDGRVPVPDRQTIIDLFTAFPGPGALFMNPQAAGVGLNITAANHVIHFNPEWNPALTSQATARAHRRRQTLPVTVHHLFYENTVEEDALLRSDWKRALARHVDEGATNTKEGPTV from the coding sequence ATGGCTGAGTGGAAAGTCCAGGATGACCAAATCTTCGTGAACGAGCAGGCCAATTGGCGGCCAGCTACCGTGCAGGAGATTGCCGAAGCCGCAGCCGGCCCGGGGCGGGATATCCGTCAGAATACGGGTTTGCGCTTTGGCCGTATCGCACTGGCCCCAGCTGTGTTTTTTCGCGGAGCGTTGCCGGATGCGGCGCGTGTAGGTGTTGGTGTTCGGCGGGGCGGGACGCTCATACCTGTTCCCGGCGCCGATGCCCAAGGCGTCATTCACGACTCCCGTTGGCATCCACTGGACTTGGCTGCGGTCCACGCCTGCTTCGCCTTCCTCGACAAGCACGAACTCTGCAACGACTCGGAGATCTCGCTCGGTAGTTATCTGTCGGTGAAGGCCGATGCCGCCGGTGCAGCGCTCATGTTTGATGAAACGGTGGCGGATAGCAGGACGTCACTGACTCAGGTGGTCAGAGACTTCCTGACTTTGGGTCTCGGGATTGAGCTGTTCCCCTACCAGCAGGCTGGCGCAGAGTTCTTGGTCGCCATGGCAGAACGCGGCGTCGGGGCGCTGCTGGCGGACCAGATGGGGCTGGGCAAAACCGCGCAAGCGATCGCCCTGCTGCTGGACCAGTGCGGCCGTGGCCCTTCCCTAATCGTTTGTCCCGCGTCACTGCTGCGAAACTGGTCCCGGGAAATTGGACACGTGGCTCCATCTTTATCGGTCGTCACACATGCGGGAACGCTCCGGACCGGCGTAGCAAGTGGTTTGGCCAGGCATGACGTCGTCATCACCTCCTACGAAACCTTGGTGAGCGACTTGAGCTTCCTCAGCGACATTTCTTGGAACATCCTCGCCTTGGACGAAGCTCAGATGATCCGCAACCCGGAGACAGGTCGCGCCCGAAGCGTCAAATCCCTGAAGCGCAGGGTCTCCCTGGCTCTGACCGGCACGCCCGTGGAAAACCGTCTCCTCGATCTGTGGTCCATCGCCGAGTTCGTCGTCCCAGCCCTGCTTGGTACCAGGGAAGCCTTCGAAGAAGCCTTTCCCGATGAACTCGAGCGGGCCGAGTGCCTCGGACAAATTATTTCTCCGGTCACCCTCCGACGCTTGGTCGCCGACGTCGCAACCGACCTGCCCGACCTCCTTCAGGTCGAAACCGCATTCGAACTTCCCGAGGATGTTGCTGGGCGCTATGCCCAAACGGCCGCCTCTAGCGCCGGCCCTCTCGCAGCCATCACAGCGCTGCGGGTACTATGCGCCCACGCGGAAGGGGACGAATGGGGTACAGGGGAGAGCGCCGCGCCCAAAGTCGACCACACCATGCGGATCGTTGCCGAGGCCTTCAGCAGTGGGGAGAAAGTCTTAGTCTTTGCTTCCTTTCAACAAGCCCTTGATCGGATGTTCGAAGCTGTAGGGACTAGGCAACCGGACGCCTTCCTTGCCGTCATAGATGGAAGGGTCCCAGTGCCCGACCGCCAAACGATCATCGATCTTTTCACCGCTTTCCCAGGTCCCGGGGCGCTGTTCATGAACCCCCAGGCCGCCGGCGTCGGACTCAACATCACGGCAGCAAACCATGTCATCCACTTCAATCCCGAATGGAATCCAGCGCTGACCAGCCAAGCAACGGCACGGGCCCACCGCAGAAGGCAGACTTTGCCGGTCACCGTCCACCACCTCTTCTATGAAAATACCGTGGAAGAAGATGCACTGCTGCGATCGGACTGGAAGCGTGCTTTAGCACGGCACGTGGATGAGGGAGCGACCAACACGAAAGAAGGACCCACGGTATGA
- a CDS encoding EcoRII N-terminal effector-binding domain-containing protein, translating to MTRLGEVRKLLSANDLGLTGAHQAGITIPKDPEILAFFPPLDVTAYNPDFWMTVATPETGQHWSLRFVYYNNKTHGQGTRNEYRLTHTTQMLRALSASAGDELAFRRSSFGDIEAVLHEAEDVTAREPMETILRNGWRMIITDNED from the coding sequence ATGACACGGCTTGGAGAAGTCAGGAAACTTCTCAGCGCAAACGATCTCGGCCTGACCGGGGCACACCAAGCAGGGATCACGATTCCAAAAGATCCCGAGATTCTGGCCTTCTTTCCTCCCTTGGATGTCACTGCCTACAACCCCGACTTCTGGATGACCGTCGCCACGCCGGAAACAGGCCAGCATTGGTCACTTCGCTTTGTCTACTACAACAACAAGACGCACGGCCAAGGAACTCGTAACGAGTACCGATTGACGCATACCACCCAGATGTTGCGCGCCTTATCAGCATCTGCGGGTGACGAGCTCGCGTTCCGGCGGAGCAGCTTTGGCGATATTGAGGCTGTGCTCCACGAGGCAGAAGACGTGACCGCGCGAGAACCGATGGAAACTATACTTCGCAATGGATGGCGCATGATCATCACCGACAACGAGGACTGA
- a CDS encoding ATP-binding protein → MAKNTKIVLPDTTRVIEGFRDTGYTFEASIADIVDNSIGPGTAQNVSIRMGLDPANNPIVEVADDGVGMDLDGLENAMRYGADRQENQNSLSKFGLGLKTASTQFCRRLVVVSRPLDAEEAYAAAWDLDTVAETGSWVLEHDVADETEAAALDDALDELSSLAGSDPATGTLIIWDKIDRLLRTRGGKEAKNRAIAMKRSEAILREHLRMVFQRFLDPEDSRARNVNIYLNGEKLRAWDPFAESTGGDMVKEKKFTFELSEGDPHTALLRAFILPRKDEVEDLQAWQEAAVSLGRQGIYLYREGRLIDGPSWLGTGAAETHINNLRVELSFDAQLDPVFGVGIKKSGVHIDETLIEQLTDILAPLRREANKRSRAGNAKAAAGGMNGTRPTEVTLGRLKGNLTIPTITAGSDGAVVMVNKTGSVPVIGADGQPSGIVNVTVEDEFASMNVVRRESLKDGVLWDMSLSTNNILQVELNAGHDWYQKAYLPVASNSTMAQAIEFLFYAMAQAELDATDADTQEMFEEIRVDISRNLRKLVKDLPSPKTPEDV, encoded by the coding sequence ATGGCAAAAAACACGAAGATCGTGCTTCCCGACACGACGCGTGTGATTGAGGGGTTCCGCGATACCGGATATACCTTCGAAGCATCGATCGCTGACATCGTGGACAACTCGATCGGTCCGGGCACCGCGCAGAATGTGTCCATCAGGATGGGGCTGGACCCAGCGAACAACCCCATCGTAGAAGTCGCGGACGACGGCGTCGGCATGGACCTCGACGGCTTAGAAAACGCCATGAGATACGGTGCTGACAGGCAAGAGAATCAGAACAGCCTGAGCAAGTTCGGCCTTGGACTAAAGACAGCATCCACGCAGTTCTGCCGCCGTCTTGTCGTGGTCTCACGTCCGCTCGACGCCGAGGAAGCCTATGCAGCTGCGTGGGATCTTGACACAGTGGCAGAAACGGGCAGCTGGGTCCTCGAACACGACGTCGCCGACGAAACGGAAGCGGCGGCACTCGACGATGCCTTGGACGAGCTCTCTTCCCTGGCTGGAAGTGACCCGGCGACGGGGACGCTGATTATCTGGGACAAGATCGACCGGCTCCTCAGGACTCGAGGCGGCAAGGAAGCCAAAAACCGCGCTATTGCAATGAAACGCAGCGAGGCAATCCTGCGCGAGCACTTGCGCATGGTTTTTCAACGCTTCTTGGACCCGGAGGACAGCAGGGCTAGAAATGTCAACATTTACCTGAACGGCGAAAAGCTACGCGCTTGGGATCCCTTTGCTGAAAGTACAGGCGGGGACATGGTGAAGGAGAAGAAGTTCACGTTTGAGCTCTCAGAAGGAGACCCGCACACCGCGTTGTTGCGCGCCTTCATCCTGCCGCGCAAAGACGAGGTCGAAGATCTCCAAGCATGGCAGGAAGCCGCAGTATCGCTGGGACGCCAAGGGATCTACCTGTACCGGGAAGGCCGGCTCATCGATGGGCCAAGCTGGCTCGGCACCGGAGCGGCCGAAACGCACATTAACAACCTTAGGGTCGAGTTGTCCTTCGACGCTCAGCTGGACCCCGTATTCGGGGTCGGGATCAAAAAGTCCGGAGTCCACATCGATGAAACACTGATCGAGCAGTTAACGGACATCCTTGCACCGCTCCGTCGTGAAGCCAACAAGCGCTCCAGGGCCGGAAACGCAAAAGCCGCCGCAGGCGGTATGAACGGCACCCGGCCGACCGAGGTGACCTTAGGCCGTCTTAAGGGCAACCTCACCATCCCGACCATCACCGCGGGTTCCGACGGTGCCGTGGTGATGGTGAACAAGACCGGCAGTGTCCCGGTCATCGGAGCTGATGGCCAACCATCCGGGATAGTAAACGTCACCGTGGAGGACGAATTCGCCTCCATGAACGTCGTCCGACGGGAGTCCCTCAAAGACGGTGTGCTCTGGGACATGTCGCTTTCAACAAACAACATCCTCCAAGTCGAACTGAACGCCGGACACGATTGGTACCAAAAGGCCTACCTTCCGGTCGCCTCTAACAGCACCATGGCCCAAGCCATCGAATTTCTCTTTTACGCGATGGCGCAGGCCGAGCTCGACGCCACCGACGCAGATACCCAGGAAATGTTTGAAGAGATTCGTGTCGACATCAGCCGCAACCTTCGCAAACTTGTAAAGGACTTGCCGTCCCCTAAAACGCCCGAAGATGTCTGA
- a CDS encoding HNH endonuclease: MISQAGIAGTGARLAGIEADRGLVIALSRTMTSAAATVMPEESAGALVRQLGRWAQDNPDAWRDAVEEISTQDVALTITVNHEILDDPREPPGGLWRAFGIECWARIPARTPDEITRSLITVASPALALALNGFLQDDDRPVLPAFEPLPEGAMTTVKVNRYERNPVNRLRCISHYGVECWACELNFGEHYGPAAAGYIEVHHRIPVSSMGNGYLVDPVRDLVPLCSNCHSAAHRRNPPYEPSEIRELLGLPPKVPALPAVGGPAAAPGSE; the protein is encoded by the coding sequence ATGATTTCGCAAGCAGGCATCGCCGGGACGGGTGCACGCCTTGCCGGCATTGAGGCGGACCGTGGACTGGTCATCGCCCTCTCGCGAACAATGACCAGTGCCGCCGCAACCGTAATGCCCGAGGAATCCGCCGGCGCGCTCGTCCGCCAGCTCGGGCGGTGGGCCCAGGACAACCCGGATGCATGGCGGGACGCCGTCGAGGAAATCAGCACCCAGGACGTGGCCCTGACCATCACGGTCAACCACGAGATACTGGATGACCCGCGGGAGCCACCTGGCGGCCTCTGGCGTGCCTTCGGCATTGAGTGCTGGGCACGAATCCCGGCGCGGACGCCCGATGAGATAACCCGCAGCCTCATCACCGTGGCGTCTCCCGCTCTTGCGCTAGCCCTGAACGGGTTCCTTCAAGATGACGACAGGCCGGTCCTGCCCGCATTCGAGCCTCTGCCCGAGGGCGCGATGACCACCGTCAAAGTGAACCGCTACGAACGCAATCCCGTCAATCGGCTCCGTTGCATCAGCCACTACGGGGTCGAGTGCTGGGCCTGTGAACTTAACTTCGGAGAGCACTACGGTCCGGCCGCAGCAGGTTACATCGAAGTCCACCACCGCATCCCTGTCTCGTCGATGGGCAATGGGTACTTGGTGGATCCCGTCCGCGACCTCGTGCCGCTTTGCAGTAACTGCCACTCGGCCGCGCACCGCCGAAATCCGCCATACGAGCCATCCGAGATACGCGAACTTCTCGGGCTGCCGCCGAAAGTGCCGGCACTCCCTGCGGTCGGCGGTCCGGCTGCGGCACCGGGCTCTGAGTGA
- a CDS encoding AAA family ATPase — translation MDFDAGRTKSPINADGSESWTTVLTGRNGGGKSRTLGALTTLLTEGRGGRIRIRKPENLWKVVYFVGNTRYTVRNDRRGYLAVYRDGRQVPFEGGAEFPSRVIAVTAAANDKFPNVRRSPYEDDTYYYFGLRDATNRASGVAPLLAALQALTAAKAGDARRIKAVATVFALLGYHPYLRQQYGMRYSKLLSEDVSLSMLYEAGALGVDARTRIGRLLHRDPSVLEQLEAAWEVLRVHMLRGSIWEIEVDFSHGDGGDLEESRLFDSADLLRRAGLLRLQSVYLSTLKDGSLVDLRDASSGQISLATTFLSIAASITQGSLILIDEPEISLHPEWQTAYLGLARRLFSDYAGCHFVIATHSPSVVSGMPGTSANAISLDPEHRNVEADSNYGGNSIDELLVQEFGVYESGNLFLQKEVAKALDLASTGEIASDAFAKAAKTIAPAATELEGEPFGMLISSLLRAAERVKAEQRGADSR, via the coding sequence GTGGATTTCGATGCAGGTCGAACCAAGTCGCCTATAAATGCTGACGGCAGCGAATCCTGGACTACGGTTCTTACTGGGCGGAACGGTGGCGGCAAGAGTAGAACGCTGGGAGCGCTGACGACTCTGCTCACAGAGGGTCGCGGAGGTCGAATTCGAATCCGTAAACCAGAGAATTTGTGGAAAGTTGTCTACTTTGTTGGCAATACTAGATACACGGTACGCAATGACCGGCGAGGGTATCTTGCTGTGTACAGGGATGGAAGGCAAGTGCCCTTTGAGGGCGGTGCTGAGTTCCCGTCCCGAGTGATTGCTGTGACCGCTGCGGCCAACGATAAGTTTCCAAACGTCCGAAGGTCTCCTTATGAAGACGATACCTACTATTACTTTGGATTACGCGACGCAACTAACCGGGCATCTGGTGTCGCACCTCTTTTAGCGGCCTTGCAAGCGCTGACAGCGGCTAAAGCTGGTGATGCGCGGAGGATAAAGGCAGTTGCCACCGTATTTGCGCTCCTTGGGTATCATCCGTACTTGAGGCAGCAATACGGAATGCGATACTCAAAACTCCTTAGCGAGGATGTTTCACTATCCATGCTTTACGAGGCTGGCGCGTTAGGGGTGGACGCGCGCACGCGCATAGGGCGCTTGCTTCACCGAGACCCTAGTGTTCTGGAGCAGCTTGAAGCCGCGTGGGAGGTCTTAAGGGTGCATATGCTCCGGGGATCGATCTGGGAGATAGAAGTAGACTTTTCGCACGGTGACGGCGGCGACCTTGAGGAAAGCCGGTTATTTGACAGCGCGGATCTGCTGAGACGCGCGGGACTGCTTCGTCTTCAATCAGTGTATCTTTCGACGCTGAAAGACGGATCACTCGTAGACCTTCGTGACGCCAGTTCAGGACAGATTTCCCTTGCGACTACCTTCTTGAGTATTGCCGCATCGATAACACAGGGGTCGCTTATTCTAATAGATGAGCCGGAGATTAGTCTGCACCCTGAGTGGCAGACTGCATATCTGGGGCTTGCAAGACGTCTATTCTCGGATTATGCAGGATGTCACTTTGTGATCGCAACGCATTCTCCTTCGGTAGTTTCTGGTATGCCTGGGACTAGCGCGAATGCTATTTCTCTCGACCCGGAGCATCGCAATGTTGAAGCAGATTCAAACTACGGAGGCAACTCTATCGATGAGTTACTCGTTCAGGAATTCGGGGTCTATGAGAGTGGTAATCTTTTTTTGCAGAAGGAGGTGGCAAAAGCTCTAGACTTGGCTTCGACTGGTGAAATTGCAAGCGATGCCTTCGCCAAGGCGGCGAAGACGATCGCTCCTGCTGCGACTGAGCTTGAGGGCGAGCCGTTTGGAATGCTCATCTCAAGCCTCCTTCGGGCTGCAGAGAGGGTCAAGGCGGAGCAGAGGGGCGCTGATTCACGTTGA
- a CDS encoding HNH endonuclease: protein MTEESQRCVYCREEILDKHGMHWNIDHVVPKSVAPEFTFFPLNLALCCWGCNQAKGTSDPRTKRALKKPIYPSVSQDYRAYHPYFDEWDEHLYKDAESKLVIPRPGSTKGATIIEICNLQRLAARKAELIMNAKESRSIERVRELMKTGDVKTIEGFIQALESFSGSTDEFAALARQIYSSHLAPDD, encoded by the coding sequence ATGACCGAGGAAAGCCAGCGCTGCGTGTACTGCCGGGAAGAGATCCTCGACAAGCATGGCATGCACTGGAACATTGACCATGTTGTTCCGAAATCGGTGGCCCCTGAGTTCACGTTCTTCCCATTGAATTTAGCGCTTTGTTGTTGGGGCTGTAACCAAGCAAAAGGTACGAGCGATCCGCGCACGAAGAGAGCGCTCAAAAAACCGATATATCCTTCCGTGTCTCAGGACTATAGGGCTTATCATCCATATTTTGATGAATGGGATGAACACCTCTACAAAGACGCGGAGTCGAAGTTGGTCATTCCTCGTCCGGGCAGTACAAAGGGTGCTACAATCATCGAGATTTGCAATCTCCAACGCTTGGCTGCACGCAAGGCTGAGCTTATTATGAACGCAAAGGAGAGCCGCTCAATTGAGAGGGTGCGCGAATTGATGAAAACGGGGGACGTCAAAACGATCGAAGGTTTCATTCAAGCGTTGGAGAGCTTTAGTGGTTCTACGGACGAATTTGCGGCGTTAGCCCGGCAGATTTATTCGTCGCACCTTGCGCCCGACGATTAG
- a CDS encoding GAF domain-containing protein, whose protein sequence is MDYGLRFSDPAKYARALRRAHELVISGVARPEIPTPLAESWRRSMALGISPDQHSPRHVHDPSEVVQLRRGHRLQLVMPALQDLLADDSSSGRHLLVLTDAGGEILWRLGSREALRRADRLEFSEGADWSEAGIGTNAISEALVTGGPVQLFSAEHLVRTHHDWACTAAPITDPLTGALLGVLDVSGPLDTISADTLRMVRCAVRVAESLLGTSDGGPSLGVSSSVRASREGVRRPGVRVSSLELLGDKPAAVFADGSRVPLTLRRAEILALLDSRSQGWSAEELAYELHGDAGTPQAIRTEVFRVRSMLGDAVESNPYRLAAGLVGCTDSGRVQRLLREGRVGEALEAYTAPLLSRSGVLAVQLLRDQLELAVGAAVRGSGDAGLLVQWLTTDMGAGDVEAVEALGWLVGREDPRYLAFRASSSTAY, encoded by the coding sequence GTGGACTACGGCCTGAGGTTCTCGGACCCGGCGAAGTACGCGCGTGCCCTGCGTCGCGCCCATGAACTGGTGATCTCCGGTGTCGCTCGCCCGGAGATCCCCACACCGCTGGCGGAATCGTGGCGCCGGTCCATGGCGCTGGGCATCAGCCCGGACCAGCACAGCCCGCGGCACGTGCACGACCCGTCCGAGGTGGTGCAGCTGCGGCGCGGGCACCGGCTGCAGCTGGTGATGCCGGCGTTGCAGGACTTGCTGGCCGATGATTCCAGTTCCGGCCGGCACCTGCTGGTGCTCACCGATGCCGGCGGCGAGATCCTGTGGCGGCTGGGCAGCCGGGAGGCACTGCGGCGGGCGGACCGGCTGGAGTTTTCCGAAGGGGCGGACTGGTCCGAGGCCGGGATCGGGACCAACGCCATCAGCGAGGCGTTGGTCACCGGCGGGCCGGTGCAGCTGTTTTCCGCCGAGCACCTGGTCCGCACCCACCACGACTGGGCCTGCACGGCGGCGCCCATCACGGACCCTTTGACGGGTGCGTTGCTGGGCGTGCTCGATGTTTCCGGGCCGCTGGACACCATCAGCGCGGACACGCTGCGGATGGTGCGGTGCGCGGTCCGGGTGGCGGAGTCGCTGCTGGGAACGTCCGACGGCGGCCCCTCCTTGGGTGTGTCGTCTTCCGTGCGTGCGTCCCGGGAAGGTGTGCGTCGGCCTGGTGTTAGAGTCTCGTCGCTGGAGCTGCTTGGGGACAAGCCGGCGGCGGTGTTTGCTGACGGAAGCAGGGTCCCGCTGACGCTGCGTCGGGCGGAGATCCTGGCGTTGCTGGATTCCCGGTCGCAAGGCTGGAGCGCCGAGGAGTTGGCGTACGAGCTGCACGGGGATGCGGGCACGCCGCAGGCCATCCGGACCGAGGTGTTCCGGGTCCGTTCGATGCTGGGCGATGCGGTGGAGTCGAACCCGTACCGGCTTGCTGCCGGGCTGGTTGGGTGCACGGATTCGGGGAGGGTGCAGCGGCTGCTGCGGGAAGGGCGGGTGGGTGAGGCGCTGGAAGCGTACACCGCTCCCCTGCTCAGCCGGTCCGGTGTTCTGGCTGTGCAGCTGCTGCGGGACCAGCTGGAACTCGCGGTTGGTGCGGCGGTCCGGGGCAGCGGCGACGCAGGGCTGCTGGTGCAGTGGCTGACCACGGATATGGGGGCTGGAGATGTTGAGGCGGTGGAAGCGCTGGGCTGGCTGGTGGGGCGGGAGGATCCGCGGTACTTGGCTTTTCGAGCTTCGTCTTCCACGGCCTATTGA
- a CDS encoding NAD(P)/FAD-dependent oxidoreductase yields the protein MTETPTAAAQAWLASLDQALQRRDVDAALDLFEDDSYWRDFVAFTWNLKTLEGKADIRRMLQATLDHVQPANWALAEDATGSTAADGTVEAWITFETGAARGYGHLRLRNGKCWTLLTTMQELKGFEEKKGPRREQGVAHEIVRGRRSWKELKEEQEARLGYEEQPYCVIIGGGQGGIGLAARLKRLGVPTLVIEKNQNPGDSWRNRYKSLHLHDPVWYDHLPYLKFPEDWPVFAAKDKIGDWLEHYTRIMELNYWSGTECVGAEYDDGTQEWAVSVLRNGEPVTLRPKQLVFALGVSGYPNIPAFDGAESFLGEQRHSSQHPGGGDWTGKKAVVIGSNNSAHDICADLWEHGAEVTMVQRSSTHIARSESLMDLALGDLYSEKALANGVTTEKADLLFASLPYRILPEAQVPVYEEMAKRDAEFYSQLEAAGFDLDFGVDGSGLFLKYLRRGSGYYIDVGASQLIIDGRVKLKSGQVSKITGNAVVMADGTELEADLIVYATGYGSMNGWLADLVSPEIADKVGKCWGYGSDTPKDPGPWEGELRNMWKPTNVPNLWIHGGNLHQSRHYSSYLALQLKARMEGLETPVYELQPSHHTR from the coding sequence ATGACCGAAACACCCACCGCCGCCGCCCAGGCCTGGCTGGCCAGCCTGGACCAGGCGCTGCAGCGGCGCGACGTGGACGCCGCGCTGGACCTCTTCGAGGACGACAGTTACTGGCGCGACTTCGTGGCGTTCACCTGGAACCTGAAAACACTGGAAGGCAAGGCGGACATCCGCCGTATGCTCCAGGCCACGCTGGACCACGTCCAGCCCGCCAACTGGGCGCTCGCCGAGGACGCCACCGGCAGTACCGCCGCCGACGGCACCGTTGAAGCCTGGATCACGTTCGAAACCGGCGCTGCCCGCGGCTACGGCCACCTCCGGCTGCGGAACGGCAAATGCTGGACGCTGCTCACCACCATGCAGGAGCTGAAGGGCTTCGAGGAGAAGAAGGGCCCGCGCCGCGAGCAGGGCGTGGCGCACGAAATCGTCCGCGGCCGGCGCTCCTGGAAGGAACTCAAGGAGGAACAGGAAGCGCGGCTGGGCTACGAGGAGCAGCCCTACTGCGTGATCATCGGCGGCGGGCAGGGCGGCATCGGCCTTGCCGCGCGGCTCAAGCGGTTGGGCGTGCCCACCCTCGTGATCGAGAAGAACCAGAACCCGGGTGACTCCTGGCGGAACCGCTACAAGTCCCTGCACCTGCACGACCCCGTCTGGTACGACCACCTGCCCTACCTGAAGTTCCCGGAGGACTGGCCCGTCTTCGCCGCCAAAGACAAGATCGGCGACTGGCTGGAGCACTACACCCGGATCATGGAGCTGAACTACTGGTCCGGCACCGAGTGCGTGGGCGCGGAGTACGACGACGGCACGCAGGAATGGGCGGTCAGCGTCCTCCGCAACGGCGAACCGGTGACGCTGCGGCCCAAGCAGCTGGTCTTCGCCCTGGGCGTCTCCGGCTACCCGAACATCCCCGCGTTCGACGGCGCCGAGAGCTTCCTGGGGGAGCAGCGGCACTCCTCCCAGCATCCGGGCGGCGGGGACTGGACCGGGAAGAAGGCGGTGGTGATCGGCTCCAACAATTCGGCGCATGACATCTGCGCGGACCTGTGGGAGCACGGCGCCGAGGTCACCATGGTGCAGCGCTCCTCCACCCACATTGCCCGCAGCGAATCGCTGATGGACCTGGCCCTGGGGGACCTGTACTCGGAGAAGGCGCTCGCCAACGGCGTCACCACGGAGAAAGCGGACCTGCTGTTCGCGTCCCTGCCGTACCGGATCCTGCCGGAGGCGCAGGTGCCGGTCTACGAGGAGATGGCGAAGCGGGACGCGGAGTTCTACTCGCAGCTGGAGGCCGCCGGGTTTGACCTGGACTTCGGCGTGGACGGGTCCGGCCTGTTCCTGAAGTACCTGCGGCGCGGCTCCGGCTACTACATCGACGTCGGCGCCTCCCAGCTGATCATCGACGGCCGGGTGAAGCTGAAATCCGGGCAGGTTTCCAAGATCACCGGCAACGCCGTGGTGATGGCGGACGGCACCGAGCTGGAGGCGGACCTGATTGTCTACGCCACCGGCTACGGATCCATGAACGGGTGGCTGGCGGACCTGGTCTCGCCCGAAATCGCGGACAAAGTGGGCAAATGCTGGGGCTACGGCTCGGACACGCCAAAAGACCCTGGCCCATGGGAGGGGGAGCTGCGCAATATGTGGAAACCAACCAATGTCCCCAACCTCTGGATCCACGGCGGCAACCTGCACCAGAGCCGGCACTACTCCTCCTACCTGGCGCTGCAGCTCAAGGCCCGGATGGAGGGGCTGGAGACGCCCGTCTACGAACTGCAGCCCAGCCACCACACCCGCTAA
- a CDS encoding 2,3-butanediol dehydrogenase, with product MKAARFHARKDIRIEDIPEPELRAGAVKIDVAWCGICGTDLHEYLEGPIFCPAPGHPHPLSHEESPVTLGHEFSGTVSEVGEGVTGLAKGDNVVVEPYFVDGDCDMCQAGSYHLCRQMGFIGLSGGGGGLSEKIVVDQRWVHPIGDIPLDEAALIEPLSVAHHAVARSGVKAGDTALVGGSGPIGLLTAAVLKGMGVTTIISELTQARKEKATSSGVADHVLDPSKEDVPARVRELTGGTGADVAFECAGVNAVLDTMLDAVRPGAVVVNVSIWGAPATIDMQKIVLKEIDLRGTIAYVRDHPAVIKMVQEGKVDLKPFITGRIALEDLVEQGFDTLINHKDTAVKVLVHP from the coding sequence ATGAAGGCAGCACGATTCCACGCCCGCAAGGACATCCGCATCGAGGACATCCCGGAACCCGAACTCCGCGCCGGGGCGGTGAAGATCGACGTCGCGTGGTGCGGCATCTGCGGCACCGACCTGCACGAGTACCTGGAAGGGCCCATCTTCTGCCCGGCGCCGGGCCATCCGCACCCGCTCTCCCACGAGGAATCTCCGGTGACTCTGGGGCACGAATTCTCCGGGACTGTCTCCGAGGTCGGCGAAGGGGTGACGGGCCTGGCGAAGGGGGACAACGTCGTCGTCGAACCCTACTTCGTGGACGGAGACTGCGACATGTGCCAGGCCGGCAGCTACCACCTGTGCCGGCAAATGGGCTTCATCGGGCTGTCCGGCGGCGGGGGAGGGCTGAGCGAGAAGATCGTGGTGGACCAGCGGTGGGTGCACCCCATCGGGGACATTCCGCTCGATGAGGCGGCGCTGATCGAGCCGCTGTCCGTGGCCCACCACGCGGTGGCGCGCAGCGGCGTGAAGGCGGGCGACACGGCGCTGGTGGGCGGGTCGGGGCCCATCGGCCTGCTCACCGCCGCGGTCCTGAAGGGCATGGGGGTGACCACGATCATCAGCGAGCTCACCCAGGCGCGCAAGGAGAAGGCCACCTCCAGCGGGGTGGCGGACCACGTCCTGGACCCGAGCAAGGAGGACGTCCCGGCGCGGGTGCGGGAGCTCACCGGCGGTACCGGGGCCGACGTCGCGTTCGAATGCGCCGGCGTGAACGCGGTGCTGGACACCATGCTCGACGCCGTCCGGCCCGGCGCCGTGGTGGTTAACGTGTCCATCTGGGGCGCGCCGGCGACCATCGACATGCAGAAGATTGTGCTCAAGGAGATCGACCTGCGCGGCACCATCGCCTACGTCCGCGACCACCCCGCCGTCATCAAGATGGTGCAGGAGGGCAAGGTGGACCTCAAGCCGTTCATCACCGGCCGGATCGCCCTGGAGGACCTGGTGGAGCAGGGCTTCGATACCCTGATCAACCACAAGGACACGGCGGTGAAGGTGCTGGTGCACCCGTAG